A stretch of the Kroppenstedtia eburnea genome encodes the following:
- a CDS encoding DUF58 domain-containing protein, translating to MSLLWWMLLLVGSIWFYSRLWRSWTDGKLFYRIRIPSEAKWEGDSLTVEMELENRSWLPLPWVALEQPLPPVLRSEGENSDCLRWVTYLLPRQRVRAGFRLTCTRRGGYRWEQARLETSDGIGLEERWYQLDPGCSVLVRPRPLDEAELTPELRETLGEKTVRRWYQEDPSRLSGVRPWQEGDPFRRIHWAASARSEEWLVKQFETTSHTTLHLLLNFQFFELHRIGADSRVIDFSCRLAAHLFRQAERMGLSYGLESNASWQGIGGMSVPAGNSPAHLDWTEEALGLLRPTAAESFSHLLNRLSGRLDPGAQLWVVTGYWDRRIAAGLERLRGEGHPLTLLLLGEPGREWDLSGLPRDVIPIPVTLPKGEQGEVPA from the coding sequence ATGAGTCTCCTGTGGTGGATGTTGCTTCTGGTGGGAAGCATCTGGTTTTACAGTCGATTGTGGAGGAGCTGGACCGACGGAAAACTCTTCTATCGAATCCGGATCCCTTCGGAGGCCAAATGGGAAGGGGATTCTCTGACGGTGGAGATGGAACTGGAGAACCGCTCCTGGTTGCCGTTGCCCTGGGTGGCGCTGGAACAGCCCCTGCCGCCGGTGCTCCGGAGCGAAGGAGAGAACTCAGACTGTCTTCGGTGGGTTACCTATCTGTTGCCGCGCCAGCGGGTGAGGGCCGGTTTTCGCCTGACCTGCACCCGCAGGGGGGGGTATCGCTGGGAGCAGGCCCGGCTGGAGACCAGTGACGGGATCGGGCTGGAGGAGAGATGGTACCAGCTGGATCCCGGGTGTTCGGTGCTCGTCCGACCCCGACCGCTGGATGAGGCGGAGCTCACCCCTGAACTGCGGGAAACCCTGGGGGAGAAAACAGTCCGCAGGTGGTACCAGGAAGACCCCTCCCGGCTGTCCGGGGTTCGCCCCTGGCAAGAAGGGGATCCCTTCCGTCGAATTCACTGGGCGGCAAGTGCCCGCAGTGAAGAGTGGTTGGTGAAGCAGTTTGAGACCACATCTCACACCACTCTCCATCTGCTTCTCAACTTTCAGTTCTTTGAACTGCATCGGATCGGGGCGGATTCCCGGGTGATCGACTTTTCCTGCCGCCTGGCTGCTCACCTTTTCCGACAGGCGGAGAGGATGGGATTGAGCTATGGGTTGGAGAGCAATGCTTCCTGGCAGGGAATCGGGGGGATGTCCGTCCCTGCCGGCAATTCCCCGGCTCACCTGGACTGGACGGAGGAGGCGTTGGGACTCCTTCGCCCCACAGCGGCGGAGTCCTTTTCCCATCTGCTGAATCGGTTAAGCGGCAGGCTGGATCCAGGAGCTCAGCTGTGGGTCGTCACCGGGTACTGGGATCGGCGGATCGCCGCCGGACTGGAACGTCTGCGGGGGGAAGGACACCCTCTCACCCTGCTTCTCCTGGGTGAACCGGGGCGGGAGTGGGACCTTTCCGGGCTCCCGCGGGATGTGATCCCGATTCCGGTCACCTTGCCGAAAGGGGAACAGGGGGAGGTGCCGGCATGA
- a CDS encoding lysine 5,6-aminomutase subunit alpha — MRDKLRLDPAQIARARTAATRIATDLDSFIAKRTTVAVERTVLRLMGVDGVDSEGVPLPNVVVDHLLQKGELEKGAAFWTVNAGVQYGLTPQQVAERVASGSLDLTSVSRSDGETLRREGNRLAVAGLNRIAANRKEREDRIRRWGEGRKPYLYVIVATGDIYEDVIQGKSAARQGADIVAVIRSTGQSLIDYVPFGATREGFGGTYATQENFRLMRKGLDEVGEEEGRYIRLCNYCSGLCMPEIAAMGAMERLDVMLNDALYGILFRDINMQRTLIDQAFSRMINGYAGIMINTGEDNYLTTADAVEAAHTVLASQFINEQFALRSGLPPEQMGLGHAFEINPDLEDGFLLELAQAQMARQIFPEAPLKYMPPTKHMTGNIFKGHLQDAMFNLVSIMTGQGVQLLGMMTEAMHTPHIHDRKLAIENAQYIFNNARHLGEEIMFRPGGRMEQRAQEVLNRAVAMLEDVEKIGLFTALERGMLADVKRSRTGGKGLSGVLEKGQDYYNPLETELRKRVGLPRREEEQAHGCGLETD, encoded by the coding sequence ATGAGAGACAAATTGCGATTGGATCCGGCGCAAATTGCCCGGGCCCGCACTGCAGCGACCCGGATTGCCACCGATCTGGATTCATTTATCGCAAAGCGGACGACGGTGGCGGTGGAACGGACCGTCCTGCGGTTGATGGGGGTGGACGGGGTGGACTCCGAGGGGGTTCCCCTGCCCAATGTGGTGGTGGATCACCTGTTGCAAAAAGGGGAGTTGGAAAAGGGAGCGGCCTTTTGGACGGTGAATGCCGGAGTCCAATACGGGCTCACACCGCAACAGGTGGCAGAACGGGTGGCATCGGGTTCCCTGGACCTGACATCGGTTTCCCGTTCCGACGGGGAAACCCTCCGCCGGGAAGGGAACCGATTGGCTGTGGCGGGATTGAACCGGATCGCCGCCAACCGGAAAGAGCGGGAAGACCGGATCCGACGATGGGGGGAAGGGAGGAAGCCCTATCTCTATGTAATCGTGGCCACGGGGGATATATATGAAGATGTGATTCAGGGAAAATCAGCCGCCCGTCAGGGAGCGGATATCGTGGCCGTCATCCGGAGCACGGGCCAGAGCTTGATCGATTATGTTCCCTTTGGCGCCACCCGGGAAGGATTCGGCGGAACCTATGCCACCCAGGAAAATTTCCGGTTGATGCGCAAAGGGCTGGATGAAGTGGGGGAAGAGGAGGGACGGTACATCCGTCTCTGCAACTACTGTTCGGGCCTCTGCATGCCGGAAATCGCCGCGATGGGGGCCATGGAACGACTGGATGTGATGCTCAATGATGCCCTCTACGGGATCCTGTTTCGGGATATCAATATGCAACGGACCTTGATCGACCAGGCCTTCTCCCGCATGATCAACGGATATGCCGGGATCATGATCAATACCGGGGAAGATAACTATCTCACCACCGCCGATGCCGTGGAAGCGGCACATACCGTGCTCGCTTCCCAATTCATCAATGAGCAGTTCGCTCTTCGCTCCGGTCTCCCGCCAGAACAGATGGGACTGGGCCACGCCTTTGAGATCAATCCGGATCTGGAGGACGGGTTTTTATTGGAGCTGGCCCAGGCCCAGATGGCACGCCAGATCTTCCCCGAGGCTCCGCTGAAATACATGCCTCCGACCAAGCACATGACCGGAAATATATTTAAAGGACATCTTCAGGATGCGATGTTCAACCTGGTCAGCATCATGACCGGCCAAGGTGTGCAGCTCCTCGGGATGATGACGGAAGCGATGCACACCCCTCACATCCATGACCGGAAACTGGCGATCGAAAATGCACAATATATTTTCAACAATGCCCGCCATTTGGGGGAGGAAATCATGTTCCGACCCGGAGGACGGATGGAACAGAGAGCGCAGGAGGTGCTGAACCGGGCGGTTGCCATGTTGGAGGATGTGGAAAAGATCGGCCTGTTCACCGCTTTGGAACGGGGAATGCTGGCAGATGTGAAACGGAGCCGGACCGGAGGCAAAGGCCTCTCCGGTGTGCTGGAGAAAGGGCAGGATTATTATAACCCCTTGGAGACCGAACTGAGAAAACGGGTCGGGCTTCCCCGACGGGAGGAGGAACAGGCACATGGCTGTGGACTTGAGACGGATTAA
- a CDS encoding MutS-related protein: MDETTRRALRWHEIWSRFQPRTPMGQRAKETLSPFMPGEEKEWQRSLAEQEGLWAARNSREEWGLQVEKRLKRLPDPTAVLRMLERGEIPQVSDWFRLKQFLWQGRLLREMIPEAAPDFRFRTRKEEWREGIALLDPGPHPSAAFALTPALDPRLGPLQSRRDEEERRAAEAGERAAAAVEKDYSLRRNREGEWVVDRHSPVLKQMMEDPRVLQVRETPFEVICGPSPTQEETEAICRLDRVREELEAVEREILTRLVASFQPKLPFLAVAVEEMAHLDLQWARMRAAEEWGGTRPLPGESYRIEGGIHPLVADTLELQGRTFTPVDVEVGRGATVIIGPNMGGKTVALTTVGLIAALGQYGFRVPARRCSMPLAPWLVGVIGDGQDPRFGLSTFGAEVRRIADIFSLPEGGLLLTDEVGRGTNPVEGAALSAALTSHLARCGNRSLQVTHFREVLEIREARVYRVMGLSRDLRTSSSPVPRGLGERSLAEGMDYRLTPWAGEPVPRDALTIARLLGLPRVILQDAHRRLGQTATEDEEATESKGVEE, encoded by the coding sequence ATGGATGAAACCACCCGGCGGGCCCTCCGCTGGCATGAGATTTGGTCCCGTTTTCAGCCCCGGACTCCGATGGGGCAGCGTGCCAAAGAGACGCTGTCTCCTTTTATGCCGGGGGAGGAGAAGGAGTGGCAGCGGTCGCTGGCGGAACAGGAAGGGTTGTGGGCCGCCCGGAATTCCCGGGAAGAGTGGGGGCTTCAGGTGGAGAAGCGTCTGAAGCGGTTGCCGGACCCCACTGCCGTCCTTCGGATGTTGGAACGGGGGGAGATTCCGCAGGTGTCCGATTGGTTCAGGCTGAAGCAGTTTTTGTGGCAAGGCAGGTTGTTGCGGGAGATGATCCCGGAGGCGGCACCTGATTTCCGGTTTCGGACCCGGAAAGAGGAGTGGAGGGAGGGGATCGCCTTGCTCGATCCCGGTCCACACCCTTCCGCCGCTTTTGCGCTGACCCCGGCTTTGGATCCCCGGCTGGGCCCGCTTCAGTCCCGTCGCGATGAAGAAGAGCGACGGGCGGCGGAAGCCGGGGAACGGGCGGCAGCGGCGGTGGAGAAAGATTATTCGCTGCGGCGAAACCGGGAGGGGGAATGGGTGGTGGACCGTCACTCCCCCGTCCTGAAGCAGATGATGGAAGATCCACGGGTGCTCCAGGTGCGGGAGACCCCCTTTGAGGTGATCTGCGGCCCCTCTCCCACGCAGGAGGAGACAGAAGCGATATGTCGGCTGGACCGGGTCAGGGAAGAATTGGAGGCGGTGGAGCGGGAGATTTTGACCCGCCTCGTCGCCTCTTTTCAGCCCAAACTCCCCTTCCTTGCGGTGGCCGTGGAAGAGATGGCACATCTGGACCTGCAGTGGGCACGGATGCGGGCGGCGGAAGAATGGGGCGGCACCCGCCCCCTTCCCGGGGAGTCCTACCGGATCGAAGGGGGGATTCATCCCCTGGTGGCCGACACCCTGGAGCTGCAGGGGAGAACCTTCACACCGGTGGATGTGGAGGTGGGCCGGGGGGCCACGGTGATCATCGGTCCCAATATGGGCGGGAAAACGGTGGCCCTCACCACGGTGGGCCTGATCGCCGCCCTGGGGCAATACGGATTTCGGGTGCCGGCCCGTCGTTGCTCCATGCCCCTGGCACCCTGGCTGGTCGGAGTGATCGGGGATGGCCAGGATCCCCGGTTCGGGCTCAGCACCTTCGGAGCGGAGGTGCGCCGGATTGCCGACATCTTCTCCCTACCGGAAGGAGGGCTGCTGTTGACCGATGAGGTGGGCCGGGGCACCAACCCGGTGGAGGGGGCGGCTCTGTCAGCGGCTCTCACCAGTCACTTGGCAAGATGCGGCAACCGTTCGCTGCAGGTGACTCACTTTCGGGAGGTGCTTGAGATCCGGGAGGCGAGGGTTTACCGGGTGATGGGCCTGTCCCGGGATTTACGCACCTCATCCTCCCCGGTTCCGCGTGGACTGGGGGAACGGAGCCTGGCAGAGGGGATGGATTACCGGCTCACTCCCTGGGCCGGGGAACCCGTGCCCAGGGATGCACTCACCATCGCCCGCCTGTTGGGACTTCCCCGCGTGATTTTGCAGGATGCACATCGTCGTCTCGGACAAACCGCGACAGAAGATGAAGAAGCAACGGAGAGCAAGGGGGTTGAAGAATGA
- a CDS encoding DUF4129 domain-containing protein, producing the protein MRRDRRLLLLAALSQGAAMATLFSALGEPGPLFLLVAGLLLVNLLITVGRRLPEGAARVRLVGAGLFMVAGLGIWAMVEEFPSLWTFLVTVGLGYWLWSRMQSLAAGHPRQLRNQLLNEGKLDLVLFLLALGLAALYNQQVDVGGEVVPLLLLFFWTRLFALMQTTRSMTAGEVSRGLIVKEGMPFLFVTGVLLFLLWSLPFTAPLWRTVAGWANWGLIWIFYGVGVLLEPLANWSGWREGWERYFSKMEPAEPESLSDEWQTVSGGSWIDPDILYLLFTLAALAALILWLRRRWIRRSRIASESETAGEVRQFIRTDRRKPTHPPAPEGAPTWMRRQYRLFLGRMWEQGRIRQAGETPVEFARRVGEEKPELRESAGELTAYYMEERYGDLPVESRRRRTTQLLESLKGR; encoded by the coding sequence ATGAGACGGGATCGACGTTTATTGCTTTTGGCGGCTCTCAGTCAGGGAGCGGCCATGGCCACCCTCTTCTCCGCTCTGGGGGAGCCGGGACCGCTGTTTCTGTTGGTGGCGGGTTTGTTGCTGGTCAACCTGTTGATCACGGTGGGTCGTCGGCTCCCAGAGGGGGCGGCCCGGGTGAGACTGGTCGGTGCGGGCCTCTTCATGGTGGCGGGTCTGGGGATCTGGGCGATGGTCGAAGAGTTCCCGTCCCTCTGGACCTTCTTGGTGACGGTGGGGCTCGGGTACTGGTTATGGAGCCGGATGCAATCTCTTGCCGCCGGTCATCCCCGCCAGCTGCGGAATCAGCTGCTGAATGAGGGGAAGCTGGATCTGGTCTTATTCTTGCTGGCTTTGGGTTTGGCTGCGCTCTATAACCAACAAGTGGACGTGGGAGGGGAGGTGGTCCCCCTTCTGCTGCTGTTCTTCTGGACGCGCCTGTTTGCCCTGATGCAAACGACCCGCTCCATGACTGCCGGGGAAGTTTCCCGGGGCCTGATCGTAAAAGAAGGGATGCCGTTTCTGTTTGTGACCGGTGTCCTGCTGTTTCTCCTCTGGAGTTTGCCATTCACGGCTCCCTTGTGGAGGACGGTTGCCGGTTGGGCGAACTGGGGATTGATATGGATCTTCTACGGGGTCGGCGTGTTGCTTGAGCCCCTCGCCAATTGGTCCGGCTGGAGGGAGGGATGGGAGCGTTATTTTTCCAAAATGGAGCCAGCGGAACCCGAATCTCTTTCCGATGAATGGCAGACGGTTTCCGGGGGGAGCTGGATCGATCCGGACATCCTGTACCTCTTGTTCACGCTCGCGGCACTGGCCGCACTGATCCTCTGGCTTCGCCGCAGGTGGATCCGTCGTTCCCGGATCGCCTCCGAATCAGAGACCGCCGGGGAGGTTCGTCAGTTTATCCGGACCGACAGGCGGAAGCCCACCCATCCGCCCGCTCCGGAAGGGGCTCCCACCTGGATGCGAAGACAGTACCGCCTGTTTCTCGGAAGGATGTGGGAACAGGGCAGGATCCGCCAAGCGGGAGAGACACCGGTGGAATTTGCCCGCCGGGTGGGAGAAGAGAAGCCGGAACTGAGGGAGTCCGCCGGAGAGCTGACCGCCTACTACATGGAAGAGCGTTACGGGGACCTGCCGGTGGAATCCCGGCGGAGACGGACCACCCAATTGTTGGAGTCTCTGAAAGGGCGTTGA
- a CDS encoding L-erythro-3,5-diaminohexanoate dehydrogenase: protein MEGRNSQQKGHRFGLHRVLEPEGLLPQPAWRLDPRPVCHDNELLIDAIRLNIDSASFNQLKEEAGGDPDGVKKRILEIVRERGKMHNPVTGSGGMMIGQVAEVGSAFPDRKIRPGDRIATLVSLSLTPLVLDSIQSVDLATGQVEVRGQAVLFASGPFAVLPEDLPENLSLAVLDVCGAPAQAARLVKSGQRVTVLGAGGKSGLLTLYQARKQAGRDGFVLALESRESACGELRSLGLADQVIQVDARDPVAVLEAVETATEGRLSDLTFNCVNVPDTELSAVLATRDGGIVYYFSTAVRFTQAALGAEGLGKDVHMMIGNGFAPGHADLALNILRESPELRELFASRYRVTTG, encoded by the coding sequence TTGGAAGGCAGAAACAGTCAACAGAAAGGGCATCGGTTCGGGTTGCACCGGGTGCTTGAGCCTGAAGGCCTTTTGCCGCAACCGGCCTGGAGGTTGGATCCCCGGCCGGTCTGCCATGACAATGAACTTTTGATCGATGCCATTCGCCTCAACATCGATTCCGCCTCCTTCAATCAACTGAAGGAAGAGGCGGGCGGGGATCCGGACGGCGTAAAGAAGCGGATTCTGGAAATCGTGCGGGAGCGGGGGAAGATGCACAACCCGGTCACCGGCTCCGGCGGGATGATGATCGGGCAGGTGGCGGAGGTGGGTTCCGCCTTTCCCGATCGTAAAATCCGGCCGGGGGATCGGATCGCCACGCTGGTCTCCCTCAGTTTGACGCCATTGGTGCTGGATTCCATCCAATCTGTCGACTTGGCGACGGGGCAGGTGGAAGTCCGGGGGCAGGCGGTCCTGTTCGCCAGCGGTCCCTTTGCCGTCCTGCCGGAGGATCTGCCGGAAAATCTCTCCCTGGCGGTCTTGGATGTATGCGGGGCACCGGCTCAGGCCGCCCGGCTGGTGAAGTCCGGACAGCGGGTGACGGTGTTGGGGGCCGGTGGTAAATCAGGGCTTCTCACCCTGTATCAGGCCCGGAAACAAGCAGGGAGAGACGGGTTCGTCCTCGCTCTGGAATCCAGGGAGTCCGCCTGCGGGGAGCTCCGTTCCCTGGGCTTGGCCGATCAGGTGATCCAGGTGGATGCCCGGGATCCGGTGGCGGTTCTGGAAGCGGTGGAGACCGCCACCGAAGGCCGTCTGTCCGATCTGACCTTTAACTGTGTAAATGTTCCGGATACGGAACTGTCGGCTGTCCTGGCCACCCGGGACGGGGGAATCGTCTACTATTTCAGCACTGCGGTCCGCTTCACCCAGGCGGCCTTGGGAGCGGAAGGGCTGGGCAAGGATGTCCACATGATGATCGGAAACGGGTTTGCCCCGGGACATGCGGACCTGGCCCTCAATATCCTGCGGGAGTCGCCGGAGCTGAGAGAGCTCTTTGCATCCCGGTACCGGGTGACGACCGGTTGA
- a CDS encoding AAA family ATPase, translated as MIIGETAKKIRKAVAHAVVGQVETLDLLLVGLFSGGHVLLEDVPGVGKTLLAKALAASIDSSFGRIQCTPDLLPSDVTGTTVYNRKEEKFYFRKGPLFNRLLLVDEINRAIPRTQSALLEAMAEGQVSVDGETRLLDSPFFVIATQNPVESQGTFPLPEAQLDRFLMKVSMGYPAAEEEREIFRLAKRDEVLKEVTPVAEPAEIMAVRKAVRQVHMNEAVEGYLLEVVRQTREMDGVELGVSPRGLIALGLASQALAGIRGREYVIPDDIKELAPHVLSHRLLLTPSVRLDRQSPADLIRELVNRVPVPVEGDGEPVES; from the coding sequence ATGATCATAGGGGAGACCGCGAAAAAGATTCGCAAAGCTGTGGCCCATGCCGTGGTGGGACAGGTCGAGACGCTAGATCTGTTGCTGGTGGGGTTGTTTTCTGGAGGGCATGTGTTGCTGGAGGATGTGCCCGGAGTGGGGAAAACCCTGCTGGCCAAAGCCTTGGCGGCAAGCATCGACAGCTCCTTCGGCAGGATCCAGTGCACACCGGATTTACTGCCGTCGGATGTGACAGGCACGACGGTCTACAACCGGAAAGAAGAGAAGTTTTATTTCAGAAAAGGGCCCCTGTTCAATCGATTGCTTTTGGTGGATGAGATCAACCGGGCCATCCCCCGGACCCAATCCGCCCTGCTGGAAGCGATGGCCGAAGGGCAGGTGAGTGTGGACGGGGAAACCCGTCTGCTCGATTCCCCCTTCTTTGTGATCGCCACCCAGAATCCGGTGGAATCCCAGGGGACCTTTCCCCTCCCGGAAGCCCAGTTGGACCGGTTTCTGATGAAAGTCTCCATGGGTTATCCCGCCGCAGAGGAAGAGCGGGAAATCTTCCGATTGGCCAAAAGGGATGAGGTGTTGAAGGAGGTCACCCCGGTGGCGGAACCGGCGGAAATCATGGCGGTGCGGAAAGCGGTCCGGCAGGTACACATGAACGAAGCGGTGGAAGGTTATCTCCTGGAAGTGGTGCGGCAGACCCGGGAGATGGACGGGGTGGAACTGGGAGTCTCCCCCCGGGGACTGATCGCCTTGGGTCTGGCCTCCCAGGCCTTGGCCGGAATCCGGGGCCGGGAGTATGTGATCCCCGACGATATCAAGGAACTGGCCCCCCATGTCCTGTCCCACCGCCTGTTATTAACCCCTTCTGTCCGGTTGGACCGGCAATCCCCCGCCGATCTGATCCGGGAGCTGGTGAATCGGGTTCCGGTACCTGTGGAGGGGGATGGGGAGCCGGTGGAAAGTTGA
- a CDS encoding sigma-54 interaction domain-containing protein, translated as MGEVSFTEKMLREVLKGIDEGIHVVDAEGRTVFYNRFAARLDGMEEGEVLGNHLLEVFPSLTPKTSTLLKVIRTGEPIYNQQQSYTNRHGKRIVTVNSTMPVLVEGRRVGAMEVSKDITRIQELSEKVIDLERRMRSPRERKRPAGRGLYRFEQILTLSPVMKREIHRARRAAATRSPVLVVGETGTGKELLVQSLHSASPRGKGPFIAQNCAAIPSSLLEGILFGTVRGAFTGAEDRPGLFELAEGGSLFLDEIHAMPVDLQAKLLRVLEDGAVRRVGDVKTRPVDVRILAATNEEPETSVQEGRLRKDLYYRIHVVRLEIPPLRERREDIPLLTRHFIQKYNYRFETLVIGVSEEVKALFAGYNWPGNVRELEHAIEGAMNQVEGDRIELEHLPRHLIASGSGGEKFAPFRETDPDLPLPLLLSRVEEEALRRALKTTGNNVRRAAERLGIPRQTLQYKLKRLGLNLKR; from the coding sequence ATGGGGGAAGTCTCTTTTACGGAAAAGATGTTACGGGAAGTGTTGAAAGGGATTGACGAAGGGATTCATGTGGTGGACGCAGAGGGAAGAACCGTTTTTTACAACCGGTTTGCCGCCCGATTGGACGGGATGGAGGAAGGGGAGGTTCTGGGGAACCACCTGTTGGAGGTGTTCCCTTCCCTCACTCCCAAGACGAGTACCCTGTTGAAGGTGATCCGCACCGGGGAGCCGATTTACAATCAGCAACAGAGTTACACCAACCGGCACGGGAAACGGATCGTGACCGTCAACTCCACCATGCCGGTGTTGGTGGAGGGGCGACGGGTGGGGGCGATGGAGGTGTCCAAGGATATCACCCGCATCCAGGAGCTGTCAGAGAAGGTGATCGATCTGGAGCGGCGGATGCGGTCCCCCCGGGAAAGGAAGCGACCTGCCGGCAGGGGGTTATATCGTTTTGAGCAGATTCTGACCCTGAGTCCTGTGATGAAGAGGGAGATCCACCGGGCGAGACGGGCGGCTGCCACCCGCTCTCCGGTGTTGGTGGTGGGGGAGACGGGGACGGGAAAGGAGTTGTTGGTTCAATCCCTCCATTCCGCTTCCCCCCGCGGCAAAGGGCCCTTCATCGCCCAAAACTGCGCCGCCATCCCCTCTTCTCTGCTGGAGGGGATTCTCTTTGGAACGGTGCGGGGGGCCTTCACCGGTGCCGAGGACCGGCCCGGTCTGTTTGAGCTGGCGGAGGGAGGTTCCCTCTTTTTGGATGAGATTCATGCCATGCCCGTCGATCTGCAGGCCAAACTGCTCCGGGTGCTGGAGGATGGTGCCGTGCGGCGGGTGGGGGACGTGAAGACACGCCCGGTGGATGTGCGGATTTTGGCGGCCACCAATGAGGAGCCGGAAACCAGTGTACAAGAAGGGAGGCTCCGGAAAGATCTTTACTACCGAATCCACGTGGTCCGCCTGGAAATCCCTCCCCTTCGGGAACGGAGGGAAGATATCCCCCTGCTCACCCGCCACTTCATCCAAAAGTACAACTATCGCTTTGAGACCCTGGTCATCGGGGTGTCGGAAGAGGTGAAGGCCCTGTTTGCCGGTTATAACTGGCCGGGAAACGTCCGGGAGCTGGAACATGCCATTGAAGGAGCGATGAATCAGGTGGAGGGGGATCGGATCGAGCTGGAGCATCTCCCCCGCCATCTGATCGCTTCCGGAAGTGGAGGTGAAAAGTTTGCGCCCTTTCGGGAGACGGATCCGGATCTTCCCCTTCCTCTCCTGTTGTCCCGGGTGGAAGAAGAGGCCCTCCGCCGGGCGCTGAAAACCACCGGCAACAATGTGCGCCGGGCGGCGGAGCGCCTGGGCATCCCCCGCCAGACCTTACAGTACAAGCTGAAACGATTGGGGCTGAACCTGAAACGATAA
- the ablA gene encoding lysine 2,3-aminomutase gives MARDWREVELWKDVTEEQWNDWLWQLTHTIRKLDDLKQVINLKENEVGGVGISHQTIPLNITPYYALQMDTEDPSCPIRMQSVPLSTELEQTKYDMEDPLLEDTDSPVPGLTHRYPDRVLFLITNQCSMYCRYCTRRRFSGQIGMGVPKKQMDACIDYIRSNPQVRDVLLSGGDGLLVNDRIIEYLLKNLREIPHVEIIRIGTRAPVVFPQRITEDLCNILKKYHPVWLNTHFNHPKEITPEAKRACEMLADAGVPLGNQAVILAGINDCPHIMKKLNHELVKIRVRPYYIYQCDLSEGIGHFRAPVSKGLEIMEYLRGHTSGYAVPTFVVDAPGGGGKIPVAPNYVISQSSQKTVLRNFEGVITSYPEPRNYKEHDAENCEFCRANAGKNVGITSLMADERINLEPKVLSREERRGDFERKKKKVPKKSPATKA, from the coding sequence ATGGCGCGGGATTGGCGGGAAGTGGAGTTGTGGAAAGATGTGACCGAAGAGCAGTGGAACGATTGGCTGTGGCAATTGACCCACACCATCCGCAAGCTGGATGATCTGAAACAAGTGATCAACCTGAAGGAGAACGAGGTGGGAGGCGTCGGTATTTCCCATCAGACGATTCCGCTCAACATCACCCCCTACTATGCCTTGCAGATGGATACGGAGGATCCGAGCTGCCCGATCCGGATGCAGTCCGTCCCCCTCTCCACGGAACTGGAGCAGACGAAATACGATATGGAAGACCCCTTGCTGGAAGACACCGATTCCCCGGTGCCGGGCCTGACCCATCGCTATCCGGACCGTGTTCTCTTCCTGATCACCAACCAGTGCTCCATGTATTGCCGTTACTGCACCCGTCGCCGTTTCTCCGGCCAGATCGGGATGGGCGTGCCCAAAAAGCAGATGGACGCCTGTATCGACTACATCCGGAGCAATCCGCAGGTGCGGGATGTGCTTCTCTCCGGCGGAGACGGCCTGTTGGTCAATGACCGGATTATCGAGTACCTGTTGAAAAACCTGCGGGAGATTCCCCATGTGGAGATCATCCGGATCGGAACCCGGGCTCCGGTGGTCTTTCCCCAGCGGATCACCGAGGATCTGTGCAATATCCTGAAAAAGTATCACCCGGTCTGGCTCAACACCCACTTCAACCACCCGAAGGAGATCACACCGGAAGCGAAGCGGGCCTGTGAAATGCTGGCCGACGCAGGTGTCCCTCTGGGCAACCAAGCCGTCATCTTGGCGGGGATCAACGACTGTCCCCACATCATGAAGAAGCTGAACCATGAGCTGGTGAAGATCCGGGTCCGTCCCTACTATATCTATCAGTGCGACTTGTCCGAAGGGATCGGTCATTTCCGCGCCCCGGTCTCCAAAGGGTTGGAGATCATGGAATACCTGCGCGGTCACACCTCGGGCTATGCGGTGCCCACCTTTGTGGTGGATGCTCCCGGCGGCGGCGGCAAGATCCCGGTGGCGCCCAACTATGTGATCTCCCAAAGCTCACAAAAGACCGTCCTGCGAAACTTTGAAGGGGTGATCACCTCCTATCCCGAACCCCGGAACTACAAAGAGCACGATGCGGAAAACTGTGAGTTCTGCCGGGCCAACGCCGGGAAAAATGTCGGCATCACCTCCTTGATGGCGGATGAGAGGATCAACCTGGAGCCCAAGGTGCTGAGCCGGGAAGAGCGCCGCGGGGACTTTGAAAGGAAGAAGAAAAAAGTCCCGAAAAAGTCTCCCGCAACCAAGGCCTGA